From a region of the Bdellovibrionales bacterium genome:
- a CDS encoding EF-hand domain-containing protein, with translation MRNIQLLTLMSALLGGSVSFAQVQNYPMSVNTSSLGESAVSAPASGLVTRAENETVTIKIHNSCFPTNLRGVPNPLAPNSVLKATFDLAIGGTTYNFWVEYPASLVTAAGMTGSAVQPMDASKFAPSVVKSAAIYGNTVILKTPFKTGVAVDSSGKITMPANTTVSLANGGFDQDVKDCNTGPVWGHYGWSSFTPTYGCGEFMGKSGSVSASIGGISVSTDTSNIEINVSYPGQTGFCGGFWSPLMVFEDDKRPNFDNSSKFPLNPGGETMWPKAEHPGWFVALDRDGNGLIDQKNELFGEDGEATPNGFEALRALDTNKDGVIDAKDKDFHKLVLWQDKNGDGISQPEEMMPLSKKVTKISLKYKKDVVRLLGKNAEERERSKFWFRDSKGKIKQGEIIDIWIAPK, from the coding sequence ATGAGAAACATTCAGTTACTGACTCTAATGTCAGCACTCCTCGGTGGAAGCGTTAGCTTCGCTCAGGTACAGAACTATCCAATGTCCGTAAATACCTCCTCGCTCGGGGAATCCGCAGTGAGTGCTCCGGCTTCGGGGCTCGTCACCCGTGCTGAGAATGAAACGGTCACGATTAAAATTCATAACTCCTGTTTTCCAACGAATCTGCGTGGAGTGCCAAATCCCCTTGCTCCGAATTCGGTTTTGAAGGCGACTTTCGACTTAGCCATCGGTGGAACGACTTACAACTTTTGGGTTGAGTATCCAGCCAGTCTTGTAACAGCGGCGGGTATGACGGGCTCTGCAGTGCAGCCGATGGATGCTTCAAAATTTGCACCGTCTGTTGTGAAGTCCGCGGCGATCTACGGCAACACTGTGATTCTTAAGACGCCGTTTAAAACCGGAGTCGCCGTTGACTCCAGCGGTAAAATCACAATGCCGGCAAATACCACGGTGTCTCTGGCAAACGGTGGCTTTGATCAAGACGTGAAGGACTGTAACACAGGACCTGTGTGGGGCCATTATGGCTGGTCTTCATTCACTCCAACATATGGTTGTGGTGAGTTCATGGGTAAGTCTGGATCTGTATCGGCTTCTATCGGCGGTATTTCGGTTTCAACAGATACTTCGAATATCGAAATTAACGTTTCTTACCCTGGTCAAACGGGTTTCTGTGGCGGTTTCTGGTCACCGCTCATGGTGTTTGAAGATGACAAGCGACCGAACTTTGATAACTCCAGCAAGTTCCCTCTAAACCCTGGGGGAGAGACGATGTGGCCGAAGGCGGAGCATCCGGGTTGGTTTGTGGCATTGGATCGTGATGGCAATGGGCTGATCGATCAAAAGAACGAACTTTTTGGTGAAGACGGAGAGGCCACTCCGAATGGCTTTGAAGCTTTGCGTGCGCTGGATACTAACAAAGACGGTGTGATTGATGCGAAAGACAAAGACTTCCATAAGCTTGTCTTGTGGCAAGATAAAAATGGCGATGGCATTAGTCAGCCTGAAGAGATGATGCCGCTTTCGAAAAAAGTGACAAAGATTTCTCTGAAATACAAAAAGGACGTGGTGCGCCTCTTAGGCAAAAACGCGGAAGAGCGCGAACGTTCAAAATTCTGGTTCAGAGATAGCAAAGGCAAAATCAAGCAAGGCGAAATCATCGACATTTGGATCGCCCCAAAGTAG
- a CDS encoding prepilin-type N-terminal cleavage/methylation domain-containing protein — MRINNRGFSIAELMVALGIASVAVGLVASTQISLIKDQIRMRKNLEANIDETLAERILFNDFNGLDPSYNNMNVKDDNGLSFFDFYPDVPQSYLKQRVDREINLTLDGKTEFYILTQDKSAGGLLIYDPVMAYNVGASSADFNQAASLSFVSINRNAWVAAQRPGFWKANKTLMLDTPAKVRVVTGGKVDLQIPPRSPIFVGTVSGQSLNPLTGSFATNILTTHPETGAAIDSADTFLRTVPSVGGGQSIIRLRAVKIVKYYLVKDTQTQGFKTTPSSLYRAVYDNGSFSNPQLLADKIDRFTLRRDSVLKRMIYFKVNKAEAL; from the coding sequence ATGAGGATAAATAATAGAGGTTTCTCCATTGCAGAACTTATGGTGGCGCTTGGTATCGCAAGCGTCGCGGTAGGTCTTGTTGCGAGCACTCAGATCTCATTAATCAAAGATCAGATCCGCATGCGCAAGAACCTCGAAGCCAATATCGATGAGACTTTGGCTGAACGGATTTTATTTAATGACTTTAATGGCCTTGATCCTTCGTATAACAACATGAATGTGAAGGATGACAATGGTCTTTCATTTTTTGATTTCTATCCGGATGTGCCGCAGAGTTATTTAAAACAACGTGTCGACCGCGAAATCAATCTGACCCTTGACGGGAAGACTGAGTTTTATATTTTAACTCAGGATAAATCCGCAGGGGGATTGCTGATCTATGATCCGGTGATGGCTTACAATGTGGGGGCCTCTTCGGCGGATTTCAATCAGGCAGCTTCTTTGTCGTTTGTGTCGATCAATCGAAATGCGTGGGTGGCGGCTCAGCGTCCTGGATTTTGGAAAGCGAATAAAACTCTGATGCTGGACACTCCGGCGAAAGTGCGTGTTGTCACGGGCGGAAAAGTCGATTTGCAGATTCCACCGCGCAGTCCGATTTTTGTAGGCACTGTTTCGGGGCAATCACTGAATCCACTGACGGGAAGTTTTGCGACTAATATTTTGACCACGCATCCAGAAACCGGTGCAGCCATCGATTCGGCAGATACGTTCTTAAGAACGGTTCCTTCGGTGGGCGGTGGTCAGTCGATCATTCGTTTGCGTGCAGTGAAGATTGTGAAATACTACCTAGTGAAAGACACGCAGACTCAGGGGTTTAAGACTACGCCTTCGAGTCTTTACCGTGCTGTTTATGACAATGGTTCTTTTTCGAATCCGCAATTGTTGGCGGATAAAATTGATCGCTTTACGTTGCGCCGGGATTCAGTCTTAAAGCGGATGATTTACTTTAAGGTGAATAAGGCAGAGGCCTTGTAG
- a CDS encoding prepilin-type N-terminal cleavage/methylation domain-containing protein: MKTFKLNNQSGYTFIEVLLSLGLLSIVMFAFIGGFISLKGSSRDSLVLSSSERQVDDIAENIKASIENYQVNFNYKTGKETALTLDNLPMAWDIGVLSTRAECPDCAGTYGYIIQPLEQFRGLYQVTLRMTHKSWAVKGEKYRDYVFVVSAK; this comes from the coding sequence ATGAAAACTTTTAAGTTGAATAATCAAAGCGGTTACACCTTTATCGAAGTCCTTCTTTCATTGGGATTGCTGTCGATCGTGATGTTTGCGTTTATCGGTGGTTTTATCTCGCTTAAAGGAAGCTCGCGGGACAGCTTGGTGCTGTCTTCTTCGGAGCGCCAAGTGGATGATATCGCCGAAAATATCAAAGCCAGTATCGAAAACTATCAGGTCAATTTCAATTACAAGACGGGCAAAGAGACTGCTCTGACTTTGGATAATCTCCCGATGGCTTGGGATATTGGTGTTCTCAGTACGAGAGCCGAATGCCCCGATTGTGCCGGTACTTACGGATATATTATTCAGCCGCTGGAACAGTTCCGCGGTCTTTACCAGGTGACTTTGCGTATGACCCATAAATCATGGGCCGTAAAGGGTGAAAAATATCGTGATTACGTTTTCGTGGTGAGTGCAAAATGA
- a CDS encoding HD domain-containing protein, with amino-acid sequence MDYVSIRVSTLRGDQKIDFNAYIKINDKMILYLRRGDSFEGDRLKRLKDKKLKKMFILNDEETKYRDYLQKNIEMAYDEKSGKDINSRAEIVQGQQQSNTEEVFEDPGNIESYNNTKDAAGKYVQFLLSNSKAIGAVMNIANDECNIAHHGVTVSTLSVALAQKLGVTDPKKTQLLALGALLHDFGHHDSGVALNRPLTDFTKEEMAVYTNHAGLGAQKVQDKKHFDQTVINIIAQHEECIDGSGFPAGSRDNQVDPLSVIVSSANALDRMITFEKIPRTEAVKKLMIDQVGRHPLNHIQFLGEILKNM; translated from the coding sequence ATGGATTATGTCTCTATTCGTGTAAGTACTTTGCGCGGAGATCAAAAAATTGATTTCAACGCTTACATTAAAATTAACGACAAAATGATCCTCTATCTTCGTCGTGGAGATTCCTTCGAGGGCGATCGCCTCAAGCGCTTGAAAGACAAAAAACTTAAAAAAATGTTCATTCTGAACGACGAAGAAACCAAGTATCGCGACTATCTTCAAAAAAATATCGAGATGGCTTACGACGAAAAATCTGGCAAGGACATCAATTCCCGAGCTGAAATCGTTCAAGGCCAGCAACAAAGCAACACAGAAGAAGTGTTCGAAGATCCGGGCAATATCGAATCCTATAACAACACCAAAGATGCGGCCGGGAAGTATGTTCAATTCCTACTAAGTAACAGTAAAGCTATCGGCGCCGTAATGAATATCGCAAATGATGAGTGCAACATCGCTCACCATGGCGTAACCGTCTCGACGCTGTCTGTGGCGCTGGCGCAGAAACTCGGAGTGACAGATCCAAAGAAAACGCAACTCCTTGCTCTCGGTGCGCTTCTACATGACTTCGGCCATCACGACTCAGGAGTCGCCCTGAATCGTCCACTCACCGACTTCACCAAAGAAGAAATGGCCGTTTACACGAATCACGCAGGCCTCGGCGCTCAGAAAGTTCAGGATAAAAAACACTTCGATCAAACAGTTATAAACATCATTGCTCAGCACGAAGAATGTATTGACGGCAGCGGTTTTCCAGCTGGCTCGCGTGACAATCAAGTCGACCCTTTGTCCGTGATTGTTTCCAGTGCCAATGCCCTTGATCGCATGATCACATTTGAGAAAATTCCGCGGACAGAGGCTGTGAAAAAATTAATGATTGATCAAGTCGGACGTCACCCCCTGAACCACA